One Bacteroidota bacterium DNA window includes the following coding sequences:
- a CDS encoding glycosyltransferase has product MPADGLPSVSVIVPVYNQADTLPTTLPALLDQDHPAEIVLVDDGSGDGSGDVLRTLIDGRSTARVIAHEANRGRAAARNTGIAEATGKVLLFLDGDMRPAPDFVRQHALAHRAPGVVGVVSSPVLEGLNLRDPYHRYVQSRRGASAGQDGEAVHFKYFIIGYTSVKAEAVRAVGGFDERFTYGEDIDFAIRLHEHAPGGLVYSARARVHHYAHGTLGDRLRKLRAFGRSNLPLLFEKHPEAMNAANLGFVASPVRWLLRPAVAATLRPLLPALPGALQHAAVRYLVATTIARAYRDAPAR; this is encoded by the coding sequence ATGCCAGCCGACGGCTTGCCGAGCGTCTCGGTCATCGTCCCGGTCTACAACCAGGCCGACACGCTGCCGACGACCCTACCGGCCCTCCTCGACCAGGACCACCCGGCGGAAATCGTGCTCGTGGACGACGGCTCTGGGGACGGCTCGGGGGACGTGCTGCGTACCCTGATCGATGGGCGCTCAACGGCTCGCGTGATCGCGCACGAGGCAAACCGGGGCCGGGCGGCGGCGCGCAACACCGGCATCGCGGAGGCGACAGGGAAGGTGCTGCTCTTCCTCGACGGCGACATGCGGCCCGCGCCCGACTTCGTCCGGCAGCACGCGCTCGCGCACCGCGCCCCCGGCGTGGTCGGCGTCGTCTCGTCCCCAGTCCTCGAAGGGCTGAACCTGCGCGACCCATACCACCGCTACGTGCAGTCACGACGCGGAGCCTCGGCAGGGCAGGACGGCGAGGCTGTGCACTTCAAGTACTTTATCATAGGCTATACCTCGGTCAAGGCCGAGGCCGTGCGCGCGGTCGGCGGGTTCGACGAGCGGTTCACCTACGGCGAGGACATAGACTTTGCCATCCGCTTGCACGAGCACGCGCCGGGCGGGCTGGTCTACTCGGCTCGCGCCCGCGTCCACCACTACGCGCACGGCACGCTCGGCGACCGGCTCCGCAAGCTGCGCGCGTTCGGGCGGAGCAACCTGCCACTGCTGTTCGAGAAGCACCCGGAGGCGATGAATGCGGCCAACCTCGGCTTCGTCGCGTCGCCGGTGCGGTGGCTGCTGCGCCCGGCGGTGGCCGCCACGCTGCGCCCGCTGCTGCCCGCGCTGCCCGGTGCGCTCCAGCATGCCGCCGTGCGCTACCTTGTCGCCACCACGATTGCCCGCGCCTACCGCGACGCCCCGGCCCGATGA
- a CDS encoding DUF433 domain-containing protein, with protein sequence MTDWKERITFNPKQCGGRPCIRGMRIRVTDVLDLLAAGLSRQDILNEMPDLEAEDIEAALLFARSRVDHPVIAA encoded by the coding sequence ATGACCGACTGGAAAGAGCGCATCACGTTTAACCCGAAGCAGTGCGGGGGCCGCCCCTGCATCCGGGGGATGCGCATTCGTGTCACGGACGTGCTGGACCTCCTCGCCGCCGGTTTGTCCCGTCAGGACATCCTCAATGAGATGCCCGACCTGGAAGCCGAGGACATCGAGGCCGCCCTCCTCTTCGCGCGCAGCCGCGTGGATCACCCGGTGATTGCGGCGTGA
- a CDS encoding segregation/condensation protein A, whose protein sequence is MYRVQLQNFEGPLDLLLFFIRRDELDIHDIPVARITDEYLAYVRVLEEIDLDGVGDFVYMAAILISIKAKLLLPRPDLDDEGDPIDPRAELVQRLLEYMRYKEAAGHLGRRFEERGEQFVRGAAADVQVHAEEESEPSYRVSVFDLISVLKRVLAQAPDEAFIHPVQRYEHTMEEQQAFVLDRIRSGRTAFTTLVAQRSKPFIITTFLAILELVQRHALRIVDGIADEDFWLAPGERPAVHDSLEAAVSLKREDV, encoded by the coding sequence GTGTACAGGGTTCAGCTTCAGAACTTCGAGGGGCCGCTCGACCTGCTCCTGTTCTTCATCCGCCGCGATGAGCTGGACATCCACGACATCCCCGTCGCCCGCATCACCGACGAGTACCTCGCCTACGTCCGCGTCCTCGAAGAGATCGACCTCGACGGCGTCGGCGACTTCGTCTACATGGCCGCGATCCTGATCAGCATCAAGGCCAAGCTGCTCCTGCCCCGGCCCGACCTGGACGACGAGGGCGACCCCATCGACCCTCGCGCCGAACTCGTCCAGCGCTTGCTCGAATACATGCGCTACAAGGAGGCTGCTGGGCACCTCGGCCGCCGCTTCGAAGAACGCGGCGAGCAGTTCGTCCGGGGTGCCGCCGCGGACGTGCAGGTGCATGCCGAGGAGGAGTCTGAGCCGAGCTACCGCGTGTCGGTCTTCGACCTGATCTCGGTCCTCAAGCGCGTCCTCGCGCAGGCCCCCGACGAGGCATTTATCCACCCGGTCCAGCGTTACGAGCACACGATGGAGGAGCAGCAGGCCTTCGTCCTCGACCGCATCCGCAGCGGCCGGACGGCGTTCACGACGCTCGTCGCCCAGCGCTCGAAGCCGTTCATCATCACCACCTTCCTCGCCATTCTCGAACTCGTCCAGCGCCACGCGCTGCGGATCGTCGACGGCATCGCCGACGAGGACTTCTGGCTCGCCCCCGGCGAGCGCCCCGCCGTCCACGACTCGCTCGAAGCCGCCGTGAGCCTGAAACGGGAAGACGTGTAG
- a CDS encoding pseudouridine synthase produces the protein MAKRQRSKQRGSAESTRRRKVAERKRRAEASSRAAPDPSEPVRLNRYIAQAGITSRRKADELIAAGKVRVGGVVVTELGTKVVPGEAVEVEGQLIQQQAFDYVLLNKPKNTITTVDDDRDRAIVMDLLDDDARARGVVPVGRLDRDTTGLLLLTNDGDLTHRLMHPSYAVEKLYLARASAPVRPHDLDALRKGIDLDDGAAKADRAEYVSDDPREVGLALHEGRNRQIRRMFEALGYDVHRLERVQYAGLDLGTLKRGAWRRLKPREINRLRRSVKLKPLVF, from the coding sequence ATGGCGAAGCGGCAGCGCAGCAAGCAGAGGGGTAGTGCCGAGTCCACGCGGCGGCGCAAGGTGGCCGAGCGGAAGCGGCGCGCCGAGGCGTCGTCCCGGGCCGCGCCCGACCCCAGCGAGCCCGTCCGGCTCAACCGCTACATCGCCCAGGCGGGCATCACCTCGCGCCGCAAAGCCGACGAACTGATCGCCGCCGGCAAGGTCCGCGTGGGCGGGGTCGTCGTCACCGAACTTGGAACGAAGGTCGTGCCGGGCGAAGCCGTAGAGGTCGAGGGGCAGCTCATCCAGCAGCAGGCGTTCGACTACGTGCTGCTCAACAAGCCGAAGAACACCATCACGACGGTCGACGACGACCGCGACCGGGCCATCGTGATGGACCTGCTCGACGACGACGCCCGCGCGCGCGGCGTGGTGCCGGTCGGGCGGCTCGACCGCGACACGACGGGGCTCCTCCTGCTGACGAATGACGGCGACCTCACGCACCGGCTGATGCACCCGAGCTACGCCGTCGAGAAGCTGTATCTTGCTCGCGCCTCCGCGCCCGTCAGGCCGCACGACCTCGACGCGCTCCGCAAAGGCATCGACCTCGACGACGGGGCGGCCAAAGCCGACCGCGCCGAGTACGTCTCCGACGATCCCCGCGAAGTCGGCCTCGCCCTCCACGAGGGCCGCAACCGGCAGATCCGCCGCATGTTCGAAGCGCTCGGCTACGACGTCCACCGCCTCGAGCGCGTGCAGTACGCTGGCCTCGACCTCGGCACGCTGAAGCGGGGCGCGTGGCGGCGGCTGAAGCCGCGCGAGATCAACCGCCTCCGCCGCTCGGTGAAGCTCAAGCCTCTGGTATTCTAA
- the scpB gene encoding SMC-Scp complex subunit ScpB, translated as MEPLERVTEALVFAADEPVTARAVAEVYVSVTGNEDVDEATIEEAVDALNLAYQQAGRAVRIERWAGGFRMATIREVAPFVQAFVAEEAERRLTRSLMETLAVIAYKQPVTKPEVDFVRGVDSDYALKKLLDKAFVEIVGRAEAVGRPLLYGTTGFFLEQFGLSALDELPRPREIEQLLNDPAFVQERTELLINIEAGAEGETRPEQEASSDGEAAAQQAEG; from the coding sequence ATGGAACCTCTCGAACGTGTCACCGAAGCCCTCGTGTTCGCCGCCGACGAGCCGGTGACGGCGCGCGCCGTGGCGGAGGTCTACGTCTCGGTCACCGGGAACGAAGACGTGGACGAGGCTACCATCGAAGAGGCCGTCGACGCACTCAACCTGGCCTACCAGCAGGCCGGGCGGGCGGTTCGGATCGAGCGCTGGGCGGGTGGCTTTCGGATGGCGACGATCCGGGAAGTCGCGCCGTTCGTGCAGGCGTTTGTCGCAGAGGAGGCCGAGCGGCGGCTGACGCGCTCGCTGATGGAGACGCTCGCGGTCATCGCCTACAAGCAGCCCGTCACCAAGCCCGAGGTCGATTTCGTGCGCGGGGTCGACTCGGACTACGCGCTCAAGAAGCTCCTCGACAAAGCGTTCGTCGAGATCGTGGGGCGGGCCGAGGCCGTCGGGCGGCCGCTGCTCTACGGGACGACCGGGTTCTTCCTCGAACAGTTCGGGCTCAGCGCGCTCGACGAGTTGCCGCGCCCGCGTGAAATCGAGCAGCTTCTTAACGATCCGGCTTTCGTCCAGGAGCGTACCGAACTCCTCATCAACATCGAAGCAGGAGCGGAGGGGGAGACCCGTCCCGAACAGGAGGCATCGTCCGATGGCGAAGCGGCAGCGCAGCAAGCAGAGGGGTAG
- a CDS encoding amino acid permease: MADLTASPAAGRFGTFKGVFTPNVLTILGIILFLRTGWVVGQAGLWGALAIILMANAISFMTGLSLSAIATSMDVKAGGNYYLISRSLGLEIGGAIGIPLYLSQAISVAFYIIGFTEAMGSLAWFAALDPRLISTGVALAFVVIAYVGADFALRIQYGILAILVAALASFFTGDWGDFVEPNLTQSYTEGISFWVVFAVFFPAVTGIEVGISLSGDLKDPSTSIPRGTIASIVLTAVVYIAAAVWFAFQLTAGELITNTLAMEEIASVPVLILAGVAASTLSSALGSVLAAPRTLQATARDRVTPGWMAGQLGSPTEPRVAVLLTGLVAVGVIWLGDLDFVAPIITMFFLNTYGMVNLVAATERLVGNPSFRPRFNVPVWVSLLGGLGCYGAMFLINAPATVGAIVISYGIFFLLSRRRMVRTWGDVRSGIWTSIARYALLNLERRPPDSEAGRNWRPNIVVFTGQPHNRERLVALAEWLSLGRGIVTFVQLITGETDEQNKVHLREFAERRIREYIKDRRMAAFAEASVVPDFTHGAVSVAQAHGIGTLEPNAVLMGWSHTAPGRATLVRLLRNLADLDKSVLFLRVDDKRGFGRQQVINVWWGGRGGNADLMLLLGYLIARSNDWHHAELRLSRVVDSEEGAEQTRDHINALLEEVRVEATPHIVVRGEEPIEALFAEHSRDVDLTILGMQAPDADAAEPYGERLDAFAEAVGTVLLVYNAQPEEDLL; this comes from the coding sequence ATGGCCGACCTCACCGCCTCGCCCGCCGCCGGCCGCTTCGGCACGTTCAAGGGCGTCTTCACGCCGAACGTCCTCACGATCCTCGGCATCATCCTCTTTCTGCGGACCGGGTGGGTCGTCGGGCAGGCCGGGCTGTGGGGGGCGCTCGCGATCATCCTGATGGCGAACGCGATCTCGTTCATGACGGGGCTGTCGCTCTCCGCGATTGCGACGAGCATGGACGTCAAGGCGGGCGGCAACTACTACCTCATCTCGCGCTCGCTCGGGCTCGAGATCGGCGGGGCGATTGGGATTCCGCTCTACCTCTCGCAGGCGATCTCGGTCGCGTTCTACATCATCGGCTTCACCGAGGCGATGGGGAGCCTCGCGTGGTTCGCCGCGCTCGACCCGCGGCTGATCTCGACCGGTGTGGCGCTCGCCTTCGTCGTGATCGCCTACGTCGGGGCCGACTTCGCGCTGCGGATCCAGTACGGCATCCTCGCAATCCTCGTCGCGGCGCTCGCGTCGTTCTTCACCGGCGACTGGGGCGATTTCGTGGAGCCGAACCTCACCCAGAGCTACACCGAGGGGATCAGCTTCTGGGTCGTCTTTGCGGTCTTCTTCCCCGCCGTGACCGGGATCGAGGTCGGGATCAGCCTCTCGGGCGACCTCAAAGACCCCTCGACGAGCATCCCGCGCGGAACGATTGCGTCCATTGTCCTCACGGCCGTCGTCTACATCGCGGCGGCGGTGTGGTTTGCGTTCCAGCTCACGGCCGGGGAGCTGATCACGAACACGCTTGCGATGGAGGAGATCGCGAGCGTCCCGGTGCTGATCCTCGCCGGCGTGGCGGCCTCCACGCTCTCGTCGGCGCTCGGGAGCGTCCTCGCTGCGCCGCGCACCCTCCAGGCGACGGCCCGCGACCGCGTCACACCCGGCTGGATGGCCGGCCAGCTCGGCAGCCCGACCGAGCCGCGCGTGGCCGTCCTCCTCACCGGCCTCGTCGCCGTCGGCGTCATCTGGCTGGGCGACCTCGACTTCGTCGCGCCGATCATCACGATGTTCTTCCTCAACACCTACGGGATGGTCAACCTCGTCGCGGCGACGGAGCGCCTCGTGGGCAACCCGAGCTTCCGGCCGCGCTTCAACGTGCCCGTGTGGGTGTCGCTTCTCGGCGGGCTGGGCTGCTACGGGGCGATGTTCCTCATCAACGCGCCGGCGACGGTGGGGGCGATCGTGATCTCGTACGGCATCTTCTTCCTCCTCAGCCGCCGCCGGATGGTGCGCACCTGGGGCGACGTGCGGAGCGGCATCTGGACCTCGATTGCGCGCTACGCCCTCCTCAACCTGGAGCGCCGCCCGCCGGATTCCGAGGCCGGGCGCAACTGGCGACCCAACATCGTGGTCTTCACCGGGCAGCCCCACAACCGCGAGCGCCTCGTCGCCCTCGCCGAGTGGCTGAGCCTCGGGCGCGGGATCGTGACCTTCGTCCAACTCATCACGGGCGAGACCGACGAGCAGAACAAGGTCCACCTTCGCGAATTCGCCGAGCGGCGCATCCGGGAGTACATCAAGGACCGGCGGATGGCGGCCTTCGCCGAGGCGAGCGTGGTGCCGGACTTCACGCACGGGGCGGTCTCGGTGGCGCAGGCGCACGGCATCGGAACGCTGGAGCCCAACGCCGTGCTGATGGGCTGGAGCCACACCGCGCCGGGCCGCGCCACACTCGTACGCCTCCTCCGCAACCTCGCCGACCTCGACAAGTCGGTCCTCTTCCTCCGGGTCGACGACAAGCGCGGCTTCGGGCGGCAGCAGGTGATCAACGTCTGGTGGGGCGGGCGCGGCGGCAATGCCGACCTGATGCTGCTGCTCGGCTACCTCATCGCGCGCAGCAACGACTGGCACCACGCCGAGCTGCGCCTCTCCCGCGTGGTGGACAGCGAGGAGGGGGCCGAGCAGACCCGCGACCACATCAACGCACTGCTAGAAGAGGTTCGGGTGGAGGCCACGCCCCACATCGTCGTGCGCGGCGAGGAGCCCATCGAGGCCCTCTTCGCCGAGCACAGCCGCGACGTGGACCTGACGATCCTCGGCATGCAAGCCCCCGACGCCGACGCGGCCGAACCCTACGGCGAGCGCCTCGACGCCTTCGCCGAGGCCGTCGGGACGGTACTGCTCGTCTACAACGCCCAGCCGGAGGAGGACTTGCTGTGA
- a CDS encoding DinB family protein produces the protein MSTFDLDHGRDLLARTPATLGALLRDLPEPFVHADEGAGTWSPFDVVGHLIHGERTDWMVRARLILTDGGPHAFEPFDRFAQEEASRGKTLNELLDAFAALRAQNLRDFDALRLAEAGLDRQGHHPDLGTVTLRQLLATWTVHDLGHIAQINRAMAKVYRDAVGPWRAYLSVLDRR, from the coding sequence ATGAGTACGTTCGACCTCGATCACGGCCGCGACCTCCTCGCCCGTACGCCCGCCACGCTCGGCGCGCTCCTCCGCGACCTGCCCGAGCCGTTCGTCCACGCCGACGAGGGGGCTGGGACGTGGAGCCCGTTCGACGTGGTCGGCCACCTGATCCACGGCGAGCGAACCGACTGGATGGTTCGGGCGAGGCTGATCCTCACCGATGGCGGCCCACACGCCTTCGAGCCGTTCGACCGCTTCGCGCAGGAAGAAGCCAGCCGGGGCAAAACGCTGAACGAGCTGCTCGACGCCTTCGCCGCGCTCCGCGCCCAGAACCTCCGCGACTTCGATGCGCTCAGACTTGCCGAGGCAGGCCTTGACCGCCAGGGCCACCACCCCGACCTCGGCACGGTGACACTGCGGCAACTCCTGGCAACGTGGACCGTCCACGACCTCGGCCACATCGCACAGATCAACCGGGCAATGGCTAAGGTCTACCGCGACGCGGTCGGCCCGTGGCGGGCATACCTGTCGGTGCTGGACCGACGATGA
- a CDS encoding ATP-binding protein, translated as MNAQTRTFPSTPDAVTAASSFVLDAAEPLGLSDEVREAMLLVVGEAVANAAGHGNGYDAAKQVTVVCSVADGEARLCVEDEGEGMSADRLDGAALPDDPLATSGRGLFIMTTVAERLWLEAGGRRLCLAWTHDAS; from the coding sequence ATGAACGCCCAGACCCGCACGTTCCCCAGCACCCCGGACGCCGTCACCGCAGCGTCCTCGTTCGTGCTAGACGCTGCCGAGCCGCTCGGGCTTTCCGACGAGGTCCGCGAGGCGATGCTGCTCGTCGTCGGCGAGGCCGTGGCGAACGCGGCGGGGCACGGGAACGGGTACGACGCGGCGAAGCAGGTGACGGTCGTCTGCTCGGTCGCGGACGGCGAGGCGCGGCTGTGCGTCGAGGACGAGGGCGAGGGGATGTCGGCGGACCGCCTCGACGGGGCCGCGCTCCCCGATGACCCGCTGGCGACGAGCGGGCGCGGCCTCTTCATCATGACGACCGTCGCCGAGCGCCTGTGGCTGGAGGCCGGCGGACGGCGCCTCTGCCTCGCGTGGACGCACGACGCCTCGTGA
- a CDS encoding Xaa-Pro peptidase family protein — protein sequence MSDRLATIRRLTAEHGADAALVTFLPDVRWAVGFTGSNGLLVVGPNAAHFLTDGRYTAQAAAEVESAKVHVPDSNLVEHVEREGLLGDASTVLVQGDHVTVAQWESFRTRFPATMFESVSGLLREVVASKTEEEIEAIRRAQAVTEEVFDAILPLIGPGVSEQDLAAEIVYQHLKRGASVMAFEPIVGSGPNGALPHARASSRTFRPGDLVVIDMGCVLDGYASDMTRTVAVGEPGEAARKAYAVVLEAQERATEAVRAGASGKAVDGVARGIIEGAGLGEHFSHGLGHGVGLQVHEWPRLSHRADDTLPENAVVTVEPGVYLPERFGVRIEDLVVARADGPEVLTRTPKALLTL from the coding sequence ATGTCTGACCGCCTCGCCACGATCCGCCGCCTGACGGCCGAGCACGGGGCCGACGCGGCGCTTGTCACGTTCCTGCCCGACGTCCGGTGGGCCGTCGGGTTCACGGGCTCGAACGGGCTGCTCGTCGTTGGCCCGAACGCCGCGCATTTCCTCACCGACGGGCGCTACACCGCGCAGGCCGCCGCCGAGGTCGAGAGCGCGAAGGTCCACGTCCCGGACTCCAACCTCGTCGAGCACGTCGAGCGTGAAGGGCTGCTCGGCGATGCCAGCACGGTACTCGTCCAAGGCGATCATGTGACGGTCGCGCAGTGGGAGAGCTTCCGCACGCGGTTTCCGGCGACCATGTTCGAGTCGGTCTCAGGCCTGCTGCGCGAAGTGGTCGCCTCGAAGACGGAAGAGGAGATCGAGGCGATCCGGCGGGCGCAGGCGGTGACGGAAGAAGTCTTCGATGCCATCCTGCCGCTCATCGGGCCGGGCGTGAGCGAGCAGGACCTCGCGGCCGAGATCGTCTACCAGCACCTCAAGCGCGGCGCGAGTGTGATGGCCTTTGAGCCGATTGTCGGCTCCGGTCCGAACGGGGCGCTGCCGCACGCGCGGGCGTCGAGCCGCACGTTCCGGCCGGGCGACCTCGTCGTGATCGACATGGGCTGCGTGCTGGATGGCTATGCCTCGGACATGACGCGGACCGTCGCCGTCGGCGAGCCGGGCGAGGCCGCGCGGAAGGCGTACGCCGTCGTGCTGGAGGCGCAGGAGCGCGCCACCGAGGCCGTCCGCGCCGGGGCCTCGGGCAAGGCCGTGGACGGCGTCGCACGCGGCATCATCGAGGGTGCGGGGCTGGGCGAGCACTTCTCGCACGGGCTCGGCCACGGGGTCGGGCTGCAGGTCCACGAGTGGCCACGCCTCTCGCACCGCGCCGATGACACCCTGCCCGAGAATGCGGTCGTGACGGTCGAGCCGGGCGTCTACCTGCCCGAGCGCTTCGGCGTTCGCATCGAAGACCTCGTCGTGGCGCGGGCGGACGGGCCGGAGGTGCTGACCCGCACGCCGAAGGCGCTGCTGACGCTGTAG
- a CDS encoding methyltransferase domain-containing protein, with the protein MDARRLVSTERSRSRWIAERGLLVAAMSAAVGCAALESDAAEIGFVAAVCLGTVLVVRAWHREDVTMREVLGLAVLFRLAAFPLLPGLSDDGYRYVWDGLLQIDGINPYAFRPSDLAAQYPDLFEQLNSSDYFSVYPPASQLVFALGGLFGWPAAWYVIKAVFVGIELAGLWTISRVVPARALVLCAWHPLAVIEIAGQGHTEAGMVGMLLLAAWAVYRAKPGWAVAALTVAGWFKLVPFVLVPFLLRRVGWRWVWVAAAVSVALAAPYAAPFVLPNVAESLGLYTGLFEFNAGPYYLLKEAGRAWTGGDVSKSLGPLLQNNFLVGLAGIYLADGLKRWPLVWTWLAALGLFLATATTVHPWYLLGVLALLPLTLGDASGPPVRLHAAAWLWLSVGTVGTYLFYTHGATPYWTAVVLGWAGWAVLLGTAVVLAALPALMRKRARDKWTWIRPHVGAPDRVLDLGAGDGFVGEAVARDLGAEVVLADVVDFNRTDLALVLYDGHRLPFADDSFDVTLLTFVLHHAADPDAVLREARRVTRGRVVVLESLVETAWDRRWLPFADRLANRLRSGGRMEEEVLRFGSAAAWRERFAAAGLRVQAEERRGRRLHKRHLFVTAIGSIEAT; encoded by the coding sequence GTGGACGCACGACGCCTCGTGAGTACGGAGCGCAGTCGGTCGAGGTGGATCGCCGAGCGCGGGCTGCTCGTCGCGGCGATGAGCGCGGCGGTAGGGTGTGCTGCCCTGGAGAGCGACGCGGCGGAGATCGGCTTTGTCGCCGCAGTGTGCCTCGGTACGGTCCTCGTCGTGCGTGCGTGGCACCGGGAGGACGTGACGATGCGCGAGGTGCTCGGCCTCGCCGTGCTGTTCCGGCTCGCGGCGTTTCCGCTCCTGCCGGGCCTCTCGGACGACGGCTACCGCTACGTGTGGGATGGCTTGCTGCAAATCGACGGGATCAACCCGTACGCGTTCCGCCCCTCGGACCTCGCCGCGCAGTACCCCGACCTGTTCGAGCAGCTCAACTCGTCGGACTACTTCTCGGTCTACCCGCCCGCGTCGCAGCTTGTGTTTGCCCTCGGCGGGCTGTTCGGGTGGCCGGCCGCGTGGTACGTCATCAAGGCAGTCTTCGTCGGGATCGAGCTAGCGGGCCTCTGGACGATCAGCCGCGTCGTGCCGGCGCGGGCGCTCGTGCTCTGCGCGTGGCACCCGCTCGCGGTCATCGAGATCGCGGGGCAGGGGCACACCGAGGCGGGGATGGTCGGGATGCTGCTCCTCGCCGCGTGGGCGGTGTACCGGGCGAAGCCGGGGTGGGCCGTCGCCGCGCTGACGGTGGCGGGCTGGTTCAAGCTGGTGCCGTTCGTGCTCGTGCCGTTTCTGCTGCGGCGCGTCGGGTGGCGCTGGGTGTGGGTCGCCGCCGCGGTGTCGGTCGCGCTCGCGGCCCCGTACGCCGCGCCGTTCGTCCTGCCGAACGTGGCCGAGTCGCTCGGGCTCTACACCGGACTGTTCGAGTTCAACGCCGGGCCATACTACCTGCTGAAGGAGGCGGGGCGAGCGTGGACGGGGGGCGACGTGAGCAAGTCGCTTGGCCCGTTATTGCAAAACAATTTTCTGGTTGGGTTAGCCGGCATCTATCTGGCGGACGGGCTCAAGCGCTGGCCGCTGGTGTGGACCTGGCTCGCCGCCCTCGGCCTGTTCCTGGCGACCGCGACGACCGTCCACCCGTGGTACCTCCTCGGCGTCCTCGCGCTCCTCCCGCTGACGCTCGGCGATGCGTCGGGGCCGCCGGTCCGGCTGCACGCGGCGGCCTGGCTCTGGCTGTCAGTTGGCACGGTGGGCACCTACCTGTTCTACACGCACGGGGCGACGCCGTACTGGACGGCTGTCGTCCTCGGCTGGGCAGGCTGGGCGGTGCTGCTCGGCACAGCGGTCGTCCTCGCGGCGCTGCCTGCGCTCATGCGGAAGCGCGCCCGCGACAAGTGGACCTGGATACGCCCACACGTCGGCGCGCCCGACCGCGTGCTCGACCTCGGGGCGGGGGACGGGTTCGTCGGCGAAGCCGTCGCCCGCGATCTCGGTGCGGAGGTCGTGCTGGCCGACGTGGTCGACTTCAACCGGACCGACCTGGCGCTCGTACTCTATGATGGGCACCGGCTCCCGTTCGCCGACGACAGCTTCGACGTGACGCTGCTCACCTTCGTCCTCCACCACGCCGCCGACCCCGACGCCGTGCTCCGCGAGGCCCGGCGCGTGACGCGCGGCCGGGTCGTCGTCCTCGAATCGCTCGTCGAGACCGCGTGGGACCGACGCTGGCTTCCCTTCGCCGACCGCCTTGCTAACCGCCTGCGGTCCGGTGGGCGGATGGAAGAGGAAGTGTTGCGCTTCGGTTCAGCCGCGGCGTGGCGCGAGCGGTTTGCGGCGGCGGGGCTGCGGGTGCAGGCCGAAGAGCGGCGCGGGCGCAGGCTCCACAAGCGCCACCTCTTCGTGACGGCTATAGGGTCGATTGAGGCAACGTAG
- a CDS encoding NAD-dependent epimerase/dehydratase family protein, translating into MKVLVTGGAGFIGSHVADALVARDYDVHVADDLSGGRRENVPDGATFHELDIRSDAAADLVRSERFDALVHLAAQMDVRRSVADPRFDADVNVLGFLNLMEAGREAGLRKVVFSSTGGAIYGDPDPAVNGGGPQPEAHPQRPLSPYGITKLVTEKYLYFYEQSYGIQWAAMRFGNVYGPRQNPHGEAGVVAIFAERLLDGKQPVIYGHGEQTRDYVYVGDVVEAVLAGLDHDASDVFNVGTGRETSVNTLFRVLNDLTGGHAEEQHAEAKPGEQQRSVLDVSHARETLGWEPKVELETGLSRTVDWFRERRSGGAEERKKTSTAG; encoded by the coding sequence ATGAAAGTCCTCGTCACCGGCGGTGCCGGATTCATCGGTTCCCACGTCGCCGACGCGCTCGTCGCCCGCGACTACGACGTCCACGTCGCGGACGACCTCTCCGGCGGCCGCCGCGAGAACGTCCCCGACGGCGCGACCTTCCACGAGCTCGACATCCGCTCGGACGCCGCTGCCGACCTCGTGCGGAGCGAGCGGTTCGACGCGCTCGTCCACCTCGCGGCGCAGATGGACGTCCGGCGCTCCGTCGCCGACCCGCGCTTCGACGCCGACGTGAACGTGCTCGGGTTTCTGAACCTGATGGAAGCCGGGCGCGAGGCGGGGCTGAGGAAGGTCGTCTTCTCCTCGACGGGCGGGGCGATCTACGGCGACCCCGACCCAGCGGTGAACGGCGGCGGGCCGCAGCCGGAGGCGCATCCGCAGCGCCCGCTCTCGCCCTACGGCATCACCAAGCTCGTCACCGAGAAGTATCTCTACTTCTACGAGCAGAGCTACGGCATCCAGTGGGCTGCGATGCGGTTTGGCAACGTCTACGGCCCGCGCCAGAACCCGCACGGCGAGGCCGGCGTCGTCGCCATCTTCGCCGAGCGCCTCCTCGACGGCAAGCAGCCCGTGATCTACGGGCACGGCGAGCAGACGCGCGACTACGTCTACGTCGGCGACGTGGTCGAGGCCGTCCTCGCGGGACTCGACCACGACGCCTCCGACGTGTTCAACGTCGGCACCGGGCGCGAGACGAGCGTCAACACCCTCTTCCGGGTGCTCAACGACCTCACCGGCGGCCACGCCGAGGAGCAACACGCCGAGGCCAAGCCCGGCGAGCAGCAGCGGAGCGTCCTCGACGTCTCGCACGCCCGCGAGACGCTCGGCTGGGAGCCGAAGGTGGAGCTGGAGACCGGGCTGAGCCGGACGGTCGACTGGTTTCGGGAGCGGAGGAGCGGAGGAGCGGAGGAGCGGAAGAAAACGAGCACTGCTGGCTAG